One Aegilops tauschii subsp. strangulata cultivar AL8/78 chromosome 2, Aet v6.0, whole genome shotgun sequence genomic window, TGAACCTTTTTCCCGACCTCAGAGCTGAGAGAAACGAGGCCTAGATGCAATGTTCTGTATTTAGGCAGCACATTTCTTGTCTTCATTGGACAACTGTAAATGGTAAATACCGAGTACAATTATTTGTTTGCAGATTCCTTCATATTCCCGGGGCATTGTTAACTGTTGCTTGTGGACTCATACTGGATGCACTAATGTTCACAATAATTGCCATCTACAAGTGCCCTGTGATGCTTTTCAAATGGTGGAAATGCCTGATTAAGGATTTGATTGGGGGAGAAGTACTTTTTAAAAGTGGCATGTATTCTTGTCTTAAGAGTGACCTGTGCATGATGGTCAGGGGCACCACGGCAAtcttattactccctccgttcctaaatatttatctttttaggattttaaatggactaccacatatggatgcatatagacatattttagagtgtagattcactcattttgctccgtatgtagtcatttgttgatatctctagaaagacaaatatttatgaacggagggagtatgtgttAGAGATATACTCTAGCATAGAGCTACAATAAATTTGTCGAACTTGTGTTGCAAAAAATTGTTTTATGATTCCAAACACATGTCACAACTGGTTATATTTTTGTGTGTTTTCTCTGATTGTGTTATACAATTGCTTATCACGCCTGCACAGCTGTTCTGCTGCGGATGCAAAGTAGTGCTAGCTTGAGAAGAGATGCCACCCGAGACAAATTTTGGCTTACAAATTGTTATCTTTGCAATGCATCCTCAATATTCGATTGGCTAATCATCCATTCCTTTAATATTCCTGCAATGGTCACACCTTTCCAAATTGTCACCAAACTCACCGGATAGCGACAGAGCTTTGAGCTCAGCTTAGTTTGTCTTCTGCGGACGGCCGACCCCGATCAGGGGACCCACATCGAAAGTCAGGGGATGGGGATGAGGATTTCATTCATAAGAGCAACTCCATTTGGTCCgcccgcgtccgtttgggtcggcgcggacagaaaagacggcccaacgcgccgatccgtccgcgccgacccaaacggacgcgcgtccgctttCGTCCGCCTGCCGACCCATTCCCCGCCCATTTTTAAGCCGGATTTGCGTCGACGCGGACACAAGACGGACACGCGCGcgccctctctcctccccgcgcgTGCACAACCTCCACCACCTGCTTCGTGGCTGACGCCGCCGGCTATTTTTTTTGATGAAAAAGGATAGATAGATAGTTCTTGCGTACACAGATAAAAGAAAAGATCAACTAATCTCTCCTCCCCGCGCGTGCACAACCTCCACCACCTGCTTCGTGGCTGACGCCGCCGGACATTTTTTTCGATGAAAAAGGATAGATAGATAGTTCTTGCGTACACAGATAAAAGAAAAGATCAACTACTCATCGGTTTTCGACACTGACTCggtaatgtcctcctccgacgtctgaatATAGGCGTCAGCAGAATGCTCGTCCGTGAAGTCCCACCCCGATGTTTCTCGCAGCCTCAGTCTCATTTGAGCGGCCAGCTTCCGCGCACGCTTGCCCTCCCGATAGGAGGCTCGCTCCGTCCTCCTGGCCTTCCTCTCCGTCCTCCTCTGCTCATAGAACTGACGTTCGTCGacgatgtcctgcgggaagcgttcGCGCCATAGCACCAAGGCTTGcacgtccatctcggcgatggcGAGGCGACGCATCCGCCTCCGATGGACGCGACGATCCTCGTCAGTGAAAAGCCGTGGGAGAGGCGCCAGATCCTGCGCCCGCTGGCTCGACACATCAGAAAAATTCATCTCCCGACCCGGCcgccggaggcgccacgccgccgcgtcgtacgcgcgggccgCCTGCTCAGCGGTGTCGAAGGTGCCGAGGATGAGCCGTTTCTCGCCAAACAAGATCTCGGCGGAGAAGGCGACGGAGGGGCGCTCGCGGACTCCGTGAAAATCCGAAGCGTTGAGGATGTGCATCGACATGGTGGCGAGTCTAGTGAGAGGGGGCGAGAAgagtgggcggcggcggcggactgaGTGTGGAGGGAGCGCCATCTTTATAACGAGCGCCGGCCGCGGCACGCCAAAATATGCGCGTGAACATTTCCCACACTTTAGAGCGCCAAAACCAGCGCGCGCTAGGCCGAATTTCTCCCGCGCACGAACCTTTCCCGCGCGCTGGCATGGCCGCTGGCATGATCTAAAGCGCGCGCGTCATgaaatgggtcggcgcgttgggcgcgCTGCCGACCCAAATCTAAAAAAAGACGGATGACGGACGGGCGGCCGatccaaacggacaaaaagcggacaaaaACGCCTTCCGTTTGGGTCGGCCTGTTGGAGTTGCCCTAAAGAGCTCTTTATTCTAGCGACGATTGCGTCTTCAGACTCTTCAACATCCACCATACTCTTCACCAAGAAGCTAGCTAGAGGACGATCCATCGCGTATGGCGGCCAGCAACGGCGGCGGGCTCCCCGTGGTGGATCTGGCGCCGTTCTTCGCGGGGGAAGGCGCCGACGACGCGGGCGCGCGCGCCCGGGCCACCGAGGCCGTGCGCGCGGCGTGCCAGGCCACCGGGTTCTTTCGCGCCGTGAACCACGGCGTGCCGCGGGAGCTCATGGCGCGCGCGCTCGACCTGTCGGCGGCGTTCTTCGCGCTGCCGGACGAGGAGAAGGGCAAGGTGCGGCCTGCCGAGGGCCCCTCCGCCTCGCCGCTCCCTGTGGGGTACGCGCGGCAGCCGGCGCACTCCGCCGACAAGAACGAGTACCTGCTCCTCTTCAACCCCAAGCTCGGGCTCAACCACTACCCCGCCCAGCCGCCCGGATTCAGGTTATTTCTTTCTTGCTCTGCTTCAATTCTGATTTCTGATTCTGAATTGTGAGTGCGTCACAGAGACAGAACTCTCCTTTTCCCCTTTGCATCAATTTTCCCCTGTCATATCAACTGAAAGAAAAACCATCTTCAGGGATGCGCTGGAGGAGTGCTATGCCAAGCTCACCGACCAGGGGCTGCTCATCCAGGACATCCTGAGCGAGTGCATGGGCCTGCCGCCGGGCTTCCTCGCAGAGTACAACGCCGACCGCGCTTCGCTACTTCCCGGCGACATCCTCCGACGAGAACAACGGCATCAGCGCGCACGAGGACGGCAATTGCATCACCTTCGTCCTGCAGGACGGCGTCGGGGGCCTGGAGGTGCTCGGGGAGGACGGCCGCTGGGTCCCCGCAGAGCCCGTGGAGGGTAGCATCGTCGTCAACGTGGGGGACGTCCTGCAGGTGCTGAGCAACAAGAAGTTGAAGAGCGCCACGCACAGGGTGGTGAGGAGGCCGGGGGcacaccgccactccatcgccttcttcctcaacctccaCGGCGACAAGTGGGTCGAGCCGCTGCCGGAGTTCGCGGCCCACGCCGGCGAGCCGCCGCGGTACAGGGGGTTCCGGTACAACGAGTACATGCAACTGCGGATGAGGAACAAGACCCACCCGCCGTCCAGGCCCGAGGATGTCGTCCACATCACCCATTACGAGATCTAGCTTCCATGATCCATGGGTACTCTGTACGGTGCCTTTTTTTCTGTTCTCAAATTTCAGTTCGTCTGTGGCGTGAACAGCAGCCTGGGGTTATTTTTGCCTTCAGTCGAATGTGGTCAGAACCATTGGATTGTGTAATCCAAAGCTTTAGAGCATCTTTTTTTTGTTGAGAAAAGCTTGCATCTACAATCGACCCATCGTACTCTCTCTATACGTTCTGCTGAACGACCCGGTCATTTGTTTTCCACCCAACTGAATCGGGCAAATTCAGCCCAAACGCCTGGCTGACTGGCACCTCCCCTATCAAATCCATATATGGAGGTCGATATAAATATAAGGACGCCCGAACTTATCCCGTCACACTGGACTGATGGCTGGGGCGTGCCAAATCTCTTCAAGACATCCCCGaccttgcttctctctctctctctcgccttGTCCGTACAACCGTCATCGTAGCTTCACGGCAATCATTGCTTCGACGTAGTCCCCAACCCACAACGCCTGCAGCCGTGCCTCCATCGCACGTTGCCCCTGGTACGTGCAAT contains:
- the LOC109747495 gene encoding uncharacterized protein, producing MSMHILNASDFHGVRERPSVAFSAEILFGEKRLILGTFDTAEQAARAYDAAAWRLRRPGREMNFSDVSSQRAQDLAPLPRLFTDEDRRVHRRRMRRLAIAEMDVQALVLWRERFPQDIVDERQFYEQRRTERKARRTERASYREGKRARKLAAQMRLRLRETSGWDFTDEHSADAYIQTSEEDITESVSKTDE